Proteins found in one Arthrobacter sp. U41 genomic segment:
- the ssd gene encoding septum site-determining protein Ssd yields MSRHQLSPSGPVPRSGLLPGAGPGTGPGSDPGAAPWLPDGSAETLLVTGSEELRGEVERVVAASGGQLHTVGNVREAAPFWDTASVVLLGSDIPELPPRGRSPAILVGLDGDTEALWHLAAATGAERVAVLPDAASWLAEYLSRSRTPASGGTVLGIVGGCGGAGASTAAVWLAQAASREGLRVLLVDGDPWGGGLELALAAEETPGLRWPDLADASGTIDPRQLADSLPLAGGFPFLSWPGNKERHAGVDHAVVAGVLDAARRGFELVLVDIGRGRDALRAFAWDCDRMIVVVPALLRAAVATARLLQDLPAVVTVLVVRGKSGAALDAELIAESVGLPLAGMMPDVRRAAAATELGRLLDTGRQRNVRRFAGRVLDFGAGASG; encoded by the coding sequence ATGAGCAGGCACCAGCTATCGCCTTCCGGTCCCGTTCCCCGATCCGGTCTTCTGCCGGGCGCCGGGCCGGGCACCGGGCCTGGCTCCGACCCGGGCGCCGCGCCGTGGCTGCCGGACGGGTCGGCGGAGACGCTGCTGGTGACGGGATCCGAGGAGCTGCGCGGTGAGGTGGAACGGGTGGTGGCGGCGTCCGGCGGTCAGCTGCACACCGTTGGAAATGTCAGGGAGGCGGCGCCGTTCTGGGACACGGCGTCGGTGGTGCTGCTCGGCAGTGACATCCCCGAGCTGCCGCCGCGGGGACGTTCGCCTGCCATCCTGGTTGGTCTCGATGGGGACACCGAAGCTCTGTGGCACCTGGCGGCCGCCACCGGCGCCGAACGGGTCGCCGTGTTGCCCGATGCCGCGTCCTGGCTCGCCGAGTATCTCAGCCGCTCCCGGACTCCGGCGTCCGGCGGCACGGTTCTCGGGATTGTCGGGGGCTGCGGCGGGGCGGGGGCCAGTACTGCTGCGGTCTGGCTGGCCCAGGCTGCCTCCCGGGAGGGCCTGCGTGTCCTGCTGGTCGACGGCGACCCCTGGGGCGGGGGCCTGGAGCTGGCGCTCGCCGCCGAGGAAACGCCCGGTCTCCGCTGGCCGGATCTGGCCGACGCCAGCGGCACGATCGATCCCCGCCAGCTCGCTGATTCCCTGCCGCTGGCCGGCGGATTCCCGTTCCTTTCCTGGCCCGGCAACAAGGAGCGCCACGCCGGGGTGGACCACGCGGTCGTGGCCGGAGTGCTGGACGCCGCCCGGCGCGGCTTCGAGCTCGTCCTGGTGGACATTGGCCGGGGACGGGACGCCCTGCGGGCTTTCGCCTGGGACTGCGACCGGATGATCGTTGTTGTGCCGGCGCTGCTGCGCGCGGCCGTGGCAACGGCCCGGCTCCTGCAGGACCTTCCCGCGGTGGTGACCGTGCTCGTGGTGCGGGGCAAATCAGGGGCCGCGCTGGACGCCGAGCTGATTGCCGAGTCCGTCGGTTTGCCGCTGGCCGGAATGATGCCGGACGTCCGGCGTGCCGCGGCGGCCACAGAGCTCGGGCGGCTGCTGGATACCGGACGGCAGCGCAACGTGCGGCGGTTCGCCGGAAGGGTGCTGGACTTCGGTGCAGGAGCCAGCGGATGA